DNA sequence from the Candidatus Rhabdochlamydia sp. T3358 genome:
AAAGTAACGCAAATGAATCTTATGGCATGCATAACCCTTTTGAATTTCACAGTGAAATATTTAATCGTTTTTTTGGACAAATGCCCCAAGCTACCCCTCAAAAAAATGCAGGATCTGGCTTTTTTTGTAGCGCTGATGGTCATATTATGACAAATGCGCACGTGGTGAATAATTGTGATAAAATCACTATTGTTCTGCACGATGGACAAGAAATAGACGCTGTATTAGTAGGGTCTGATCCACATACAGATATTGCTCTTCTTAAGATTGAATCAAAAGAAATAGCAGCACTACCTTATCTGCCCTTGGGGGATTCAGATTCTGTTAAAATAGGAGAACTCGCCTTTGCGATTGGTAGCCCCCTTCTTCTAAAGTCCACTTTTACCCAAGGCATCATTAGCGCCAAGGGACGGCAGAATTTACATATTAATGATTTAGAAGACTTCATTCAGAGCACAGTGCAAATTAATCGTGGTAATTCAGGTGGTCCGCTTTTAAACTCAAAAGGCGAAGTGATTGGAATCAATACAGCTATTGCTTCTAATAGCGGCGGCTATATGGGGATTAGTTTTTCTATCCCGATCAACATGGCTAAAAACATTATGAATCAGCTTTTAGAAAAGGGAAGTGTTACACGTGGATTCTTAGGGGTTACTCTACAACCAATGGATGCAGATATCGCTAAAGCCTTTGGTTTATCAAAACCAGAAGGAGCTCTTGTTTCTGAAGTTGTTCCTGGATCTGCTGCTGACAAAGCAGGACTCAAACAGGGCGATATTATTTTAGAATATGACAATAAACCTGTTAAGAGCTCTGAAGGATTGAAAACAGAAATTTCTCTAAAGTCC
Encoded proteins:
- a CDS encoding Do family serine endopeptidase, coding for MKKSAIHSSIFLVLSVVLLSANSIDIPTLKETQVLDQVSQAFNLIYESTNPAVISIKAQSNANESYGMHNPFEFHSEIFNRFFGQMPQATPQKNAGSGFFCSADGHIMTNAHVVNNCDKITIVLHDGQEIDAVLVGSDPHTDIALLKIESKEIAALPYLPLGDSDSVKIGELAFAIGSPLLLKSTFTQGIISAKGRQNLHINDLEDFIQSTVQINRGNSGGPLLNSKGEVIGINTAIASNSGGYMGISFSIPINMAKNIMNQLLEKGSVTRGFLGVTLQPMDADIAKAFGLSKPEGALVSEVVPGSAADKAGLKQGDIILEYDNKPVKSSEGLKTEISLKSPGSTIQLKVKRNQETKQISVKLGSSSDNVMAENGIVQKLGLQVEALTEDYAKQLGYKPTEEGVVITKVKPNSPAALAGLRPGCLIQTINHKKVTNLLEFNQAINQNTTKSILLLVRDRNKGAYFCSIQLK